A single Nostoc sp. PCC 7107 DNA region contains:
- a CDS encoding heme-copper oxidase subunit III — MQSQTIDPAKTELNHHHNTATVAHHEEHPDHRLFGLFVFLVAEGMIFMGLFGAYLAFRSTLPVWPPAGTPELELLLPGVNTVNLIASSFVMHNADTAIKKNDARSARIWLAVTAVMGATFLVGQVYEYTHLEFGLTTNLFASAFYVLTGFHGLHVTIGVLAIVAVLWRSRVPGHYSNEKHFGIEAAEIYWHFVDVIWIILFGLLYLL, encoded by the coding sequence ATGCAAAGTCAAACCATTGACCCAGCTAAAACCGAATTAAATCATCATCATAATACAGCCACAGTTGCTCATCACGAAGAACATCCAGATCATCGCTTGTTTGGTTTGTTTGTTTTCTTGGTGGCTGAAGGGATGATTTTTATGGGCTTGTTTGGAGCCTATCTCGCTTTTCGTTCGACCTTACCTGTGTGGCCTCCCGCAGGCACACCAGAATTAGAATTATTACTTCCTGGAGTCAATACTGTCAATCTAATTGCCAGCAGTTTTGTTATGCACAATGCTGATACGGCAATTAAAAAGAATGATGCACGAAGTGCGCGGATTTGGTTAGCCGTTACCGCCGTGATGGGGGCAACTTTTTTGGTGGGTCAGGTATATGAATATACCCATCTAGAATTTGGTTTAACTACCAATTTATTTGCTAGTGCGTTTTATGTTTTGACTGGTTTCCACGGATTGCACGTTACCATCGGCGTTTTAGCAATTGTAGCGGTGTTGTGGCGATCGCGCGTTCCCGGTCACTATAGTAACGAAAAACACTTCGGTATTGAAGCAGCAGAAATCTACTGGCACTTTGTAGACGTAATTTGGATAATTTTGTTCGGATTACTGTATTTACTGTAG
- a CDS encoding DEAD/DEAH box helicase, protein MNNAFNRLAPFIQEYIYHHNWTELRPVQIAACEVIFDTNSHLLIAAATAAGKTEAAFLPVLTVLHNHPTNTIGALYIGPIKALINDQFERLNGLLKTADIPVYHWHGDVAQSRKNQLLKNPQGILQITPESLESLLINKHHELVRLFGGLKFVIIDEIHAFMGSERGCQIICQLQRLANAIQSQPRRIGLSATLGDYSLAEAWLSSGTDKQVITPKIEVSKRQIKLAVEHFYLCDDINSSDIYDNYLFNLSQNKKCLIFANNRTQTESVIASLRQIAQAQARPDIYHVHHGSISASLRQAAEKAMQEPHRPAVTAATLTLELGIDIGNLERVIQLESPLSVASFLQRLGRAGRRGTVADMRFVCVEDEPSQEAYLPEQIPWQLLQCIAIIQLYLEERWIEPITPPKYPFSLLYHQTMSILLATGEISPANLAKQVLKFPPFAAITQEDFKLLLRYLIDINHIQKTEQGKLIIGLAGEKIVGRFQFYAVFADHQEYVVKQGTTEIGSIVTPPPVGNQFGLAGRTWEVLEVDLKKKVVLAKQVDGKATVYWRGAGGSIHTKVLRRMRQVLLEDVEYSYLQKNAQQRLKIVRELVQSAGLAKSNILQLDKNKYCIFPWVGTVTYRTLERLLNSFCRESLEISSIGGTNPYYLILKLGKGKFKYLQAEIASLCEQRISAEDLVSTAEAPEMQKYDEFIPHSLLRKAFAHDYLDIEELRQQVALWNCTE, encoded by the coding sequence ATGAATAATGCCTTTAATCGACTTGCACCCTTCATTCAAGAATATATCTATCATCACAACTGGACTGAATTACGTCCAGTGCAAATTGCCGCTTGTGAAGTTATTTTTGACACCAATTCTCACTTATTAATAGCAGCAGCCACGGCGGCAGGAAAAACAGAAGCAGCATTTTTACCAGTTTTAACTGTATTACATAATCATCCTACTAATACCATCGGCGCATTATATATCGGCCCCATTAAAGCCTTAATTAATGACCAATTTGAACGCCTCAATGGCTTACTCAAAACAGCCGATATTCCTGTTTATCACTGGCATGGTGATGTGGCTCAAAGTCGCAAAAATCAACTTTTAAAAAATCCCCAAGGTATTCTCCAAATTACGCCAGAATCTCTAGAGAGTTTATTAATCAATAAACATCATGAGTTAGTGCGATTATTTGGCGGTTTAAAATTTGTCATCATTGATGAAATTCATGCCTTTATGGGTTCGGAACGCGGTTGTCAGATTATTTGTCAATTGCAGCGTTTAGCCAATGCAATTCAATCACAGCCCCGGCGCATTGGGTTATCAGCTACCCTTGGCGATTATTCACTAGCAGAAGCATGGTTGAGTTCAGGAACTGACAAACAAGTAATTACTCCTAAAATTGAAGTTAGCAAACGTCAAATTAAACTTGCTGTCGAACATTTTTATCTTTGTGATGATATTAATTCATCAGATATATATGATAATTATCTTTTTAATCTCAGCCAAAATAAAAAATGCCTGATATTTGCAAATAACCGCACTCAAACTGAATCTGTAATTGCTTCCTTACGTCAAATTGCTCAAGCACAAGCACGACCAGATATTTATCACGTACATCACGGTAGTATATCGGCAAGCTTGCGCCAAGCTGCGGAAAAAGCTATGCAAGAACCTCATCGTCCTGCTGTAACTGCGGCGACACTCACCTTAGAATTAGGGATAGATATCGGGAATTTAGAGCGCGTCATTCAGTTAGAATCACCTTTATCTGTAGCCAGCTTTTTACAACGTTTGGGACGTGCTGGAAGAAGAGGTACAGTGGCGGATATGCGCTTTGTCTGTGTTGAAGATGAACCATCACAAGAAGCATATCTCCCAGAGCAAATTCCTTGGCAGCTGCTACAGTGTATTGCTATTATTCAACTGTATTTAGAAGAACGTTGGATTGAACCGATAACACCACCTAAATATCCTTTTAGTTTGCTTTATCATCAGACAATGAGTATTTTATTAGCAACAGGGGAAATATCTCCGGCTAATTTAGCAAAACAAGTTTTAAAATTTCCCCCGTTTGCAGCAATTACTCAAGAAGATTTTAAATTATTATTACGTTATTTAATTGATATTAATCATATTCAGAAAACTGAGCAAGGTAAATTAATTATCGGCTTGGCTGGTGAAAAGATAGTTGGAAGATTTCAGTTCTATGCTGTATTTGCTGATCATCAAGAATATGTAGTCAAGCAAGGTACGACAGAAATTGGTAGTATCGTCACACCACCACCTGTAGGTAATCAATTTGGTTTAGCAGGTCGCACTTGGGAAGTTTTAGAAGTTGATTTGAAAAAAAAGGTGGTTTTAGCTAAACAAGTAGATGGTAAAGCTACCGTTTATTGGCGTGGTGCTGGCGGTAGTATTCATACAAAAGTTTTACGACGAATGCGGCAGGTTTTACTAGAAGACGTGGAATATAGTTATTTACAAAAAAATGCTCAACAACGTCTAAAAATAGTCAGAGAATTAGTCCAATCTGCTGGATTAGCAAAATCAAATATATTGCAATTAGACAAAAATAAATACTGTATTTTTCCTTGGGTGGGAACAGTAACTTATCGCACCTTAGAAAGATTGCTCAATTCTTTTTGTCGAGAATCTTTAGAAATCAGTAGTATTGGGGGAACTAACCCTTATTATTTGATTTTGAAATTAGGCAAAGGTAAGTTTAAATATCTGCAAGCAGAAATTGCTTCATTATGTGAGCAAAGAATTTCCGCAGAAGATTTAGTCAGCACAGCCGAAGCGCCAGAAATGCAAAAGTATGATGAATTTATTCCTCATTCGTTATTACGCAAAGCTTTTGCTCATGATTATTTAGATATAGAAGAACTCAGACAGCAAGTTGCACTGTGGAATTGCACTGAATAG
- a CDS encoding phosphoadenylyl-sulfate reductase, with product MVAAHTDLNIAAIEAEYTQKSPREILKLALDTFDNMSISFSGAEDVVLIDIASKITKNFRVFTLDTGRLHPETYQFLDKVREHYGIKLEVMFPDAAEVQALVEEKGLFSFYQDGHKECCAVRKVRPLRRKLNTLDAWVTGQRKDQSPSTRNHIPVIELDTAFSTEDHQLIKFNPLANWSSSQVWEYIRALDVPYNKLHERGFISIGCEPCTRPVLPNQHEREGRWWWEESTAKECGLHLGNLQK from the coding sequence ATGGTAGCCGCCCATACAGATTTAAATATTGCTGCTATAGAAGCAGAATATACTCAAAAGTCACCAAGAGAAATTCTGAAATTGGCTTTGGACACTTTTGACAACATGTCAATTTCCTTCAGTGGTGCTGAAGATGTTGTTTTAATCGATATTGCTTCCAAAATCACCAAAAACTTCCGGGTTTTTACCCTCGATACCGGGCGCTTGCACCCTGAAACATACCAGTTCTTGGATAAAGTTAGAGAACATTATGGCATTAAGTTAGAAGTAATGTTCCCTGATGCCGCAGAAGTACAAGCCTTGGTAGAAGAAAAAGGATTGTTCAGCTTTTATCAAGATGGTCATAAAGAATGCTGTGCTGTTCGCAAAGTTAGACCCCTACGCCGCAAGCTAAATACCCTTGATGCTTGGGTGACAGGACAGCGTAAAGACCAAAGTCCCAGCACCCGCAACCATATTCCTGTAATTGAACTTGATACCGCATTTTCCACCGAAGACCATCAGTTAATTAAGTTCAATCCCTTAGCTAACTGGTCTTCCAGCCAAGTGTGGGAATATATTCGCGCCTTGGATGTACCTTACAACAAATTACACGAGCGAGGTTTTATCAGTATTGGTTGCGAACCCTGCACTAGACCTGTTTTACCAAACCAGCATGAACGTGAAGGTCGCTGGTGGTGGGAAGAATCTACAGCTAAAGAGTGTGGTCTGCACCTAGGGAACTTACAAAAATAG
- a CDS encoding DUF6174 domain-containing protein, which yields MRSPIVIGTGLLVSLIFNAQVLAQSTVQLPQLTAQNSSQQIFNKNNKKLRSGIITLQRTACFGACPIYKITIFPDGRVVYEGERFVKVVGKRTTKISPQAVRRLVAEFDKVNYFSLPSKYQGGPTDLPSAITSLTLGRQQKTVNHYLGSPNAPQALTALENKIDAVVNSQRWIGSKNEQTPNPNESNSTQLKVNRQLWNQQKLTNYRFTFSRSCFCVPKATQPVVITVRNGQVASITAVNNNEPVDAELFQQYNSIPKLFGIIDDAISKKASSLTIKYDPKFGYPTQINIDYNQQVADEELYLTISNLETLK from the coding sequence ATGCGATCGCCTATCGTAATCGGTACAGGATTACTTGTATCTTTAATTTTTAATGCCCAAGTATTAGCGCAATCTACGGTACAGTTACCACAACTAACTGCACAGAACTCTTCGCAACAAATCTTCAATAAAAATAATAAAAAGCTGCGTTCAGGTATTATTACTTTGCAAAGAACTGCGTGTTTTGGTGCTTGCCCAATTTATAAAATTACCATATTTCCTGATGGTAGAGTTGTCTACGAAGGGGAGCGTTTTGTGAAAGTTGTAGGTAAGCGAACTACTAAAATTAGTCCGCAAGCTGTGAGAAGATTAGTTGCAGAATTTGATAAGGTCAATTATTTCTCTTTACCCAGTAAATATCAAGGTGGGCCGACAGATTTACCTTCAGCAATTACTTCTCTCACTCTTGGTAGACAGCAAAAAACTGTGAATCATTATCTCGGTTCACCTAATGCGCCACAAGCACTAACAGCCTTAGAAAATAAAATAGATGCTGTTGTGAATTCTCAGCGCTGGATTGGGTCAAAAAATGAACAAACACCAAATCCAAATGAGTCAAATTCCACTCAACTAAAAGTTAACCGCCAATTGTGGAATCAGCAAAAGTTGACTAATTATCGCTTTACATTTAGTAGAAGTTGTTTTTGCGTACCTAAAGCAACTCAACCAGTAGTCATTACAGTCCGCAATGGTCAAGTTGCTTCTATTACTGCTGTCAATAACAATGAACCAGTTGATGCAGAATTATTCCAACAATATAATTCAATTCCGAAACTGTTTGGGATAATTGACGACGCTATTTCCAAAAAAGCATCTAGTCTCACCATCAAATATGATCCTAAATTTGGCTACCCAACACAAATCAATATTGATTATAACCAACAAGTTGCTGATGAAGAACTATATCTCACTATTAGCAATCTAGAAACATTGAAGTAA
- a CDS encoding TspO/MBR family protein: MIKSWMIIGGVAILVALGANLIQPRDRQWFKRLQRPRWLTFEAAIPVIWSVIFICGAWSAYIVWETNPGTKSTWLLMSLYLILEIAIIAYTPVMFWLRSLQAGTIIGGTGFIIGIILTLAVLPVSGWAALLLVPLLLWSPIGTYTTWEMINLNPQDA, from the coding sequence ATGATTAAATCATGGATGATAATTGGGGGCGTAGCAATATTGGTTGCTTTGGGTGCTAATTTAATTCAGCCACGCGATCGCCAATGGTTCAAGCGCTTACAAAGACCGAGATGGCTAACTTTTGAAGCAGCAATTCCGGTTATTTGGAGTGTGATTTTTATTTGTGGCGCTTGGTCGGCTTATATTGTTTGGGAAACTAACCCCGGAACTAAATCCACTTGGTTGTTGATGAGCTTATATTTAATTTTAGAAATTGCTATTATTGCCTATACCCCTGTGATGTTTTGGCTGCGGAGTCTTCAAGCCGGTACAATTATCGGTGGTACAGGTTTTATTATCGGGATTATATTAACTCTTGCTGTTTTACCTGTTTCTGGTTGGGCAGCATTGTTATTAGTACCCTTGTTACTATGGAGTCCCATTGGCACTTATACTACTTGGGAGATGATCAATCTTAATCCTCAAGATGCTTAA
- a CDS encoding 3'-5' exonuclease, with protein MPYLTTASKIDQIVAEYTKAKTLWIDTEVADYNSRNPRLSLIQVLDDPEDMSGDRVFLLDVLDQPDLVANFIQQIMVNPDIEKVFHHASYDVKFLGDKKARNITCTLEIAKKIPYYLLPVPNYQLKTLATVLCNFHYIDKQAQTSDWGQRPLTEEQIDYAYLDCIYLAQVHKCLLELQSEGDPAPEAEDLIALNLRYTQIEEQWKLLNSEVEHLQERIKKAMQAQNVSETSFFKLTAYERKTVKAQFLELARLVQSQGLNFDFSITLTQKLQKDLGGNLEQLSVEIDTSNSWRLTPKNQESNSENE; from the coding sequence ATGCCTTATCTGACTACTGCCAGTAAAATTGATCAAATAGTTGCTGAATATACCAAGGCTAAAACCCTTTGGATAGATACAGAAGTAGCTGATTATAACAGCCGGAATCCCAGATTGTCGCTGATTCAAGTATTAGATGATCCTGAAGATATGAGTGGCGATCGCGTTTTTCTTTTGGATGTCCTAGATCAGCCGGATTTGGTAGCTAATTTTATTCAGCAAATTATGGTCAATCCAGATATAGAAAAAGTATTTCATCATGCAAGTTATGATGTAAAATTTCTCGGCGATAAAAAAGCTAGAAATATTACTTGTACTTTAGAAATAGCGAAAAAAATTCCTTACTATCTTTTGCCAGTACCTAACTATCAACTCAAAACTCTAGCCACTGTTCTGTGTAACTTTCACTATATTGATAAACAAGCACAAACTAGCGACTGGGGACAACGACCCTTAACAGAAGAACAAATAGATTACGCTTATCTCGACTGCATTTATCTTGCTCAAGTGCATAAATGTTTGTTAGAATTACAATCAGAAGGTGATCCGGCTCCAGAAGCAGAAGATTTAATAGCTCTCAATTTAAGATATACACAAATAGAAGAGCAATGGAAGCTATTAAATTCTGAAGTTGAGCATTTGCAAGAGCGCATTAAAAAAGCTATGCAGGCTCAAAATGTATCAGAAACATCTTTCTTTAAGTTAACTGCTTATGAACGGAAAACCGTGAAAGCACAGTTTTTAGAACTGGCAAGACTAGTACAAAGTCAAGGATTAAATTTTGATTTTTCGATTACCTTGACTCAGAAGTTACAGAAAGATTTAGGTGGAAATTTA